AAATAACTTTGTTATTTATTATTGATACTAACATTTTCTCTTCCACTTATTACAAACAATGAAAATTATTATACATTAATTTCTCAACAATTAAACTGAAAAATAAATGTGTTGTTATATATTTTCATATTTAAATGATTCTATATTTAGATATAGAACTAAATGAATAATCATAGCAGATATGATATGATTTTATCTAACTTAGTAGCTTTGAAATAAAAATATCATGCACTGTTATTTGCGTTTAAATAATATTTATGTCGCATATATTTGAAATAATTTCAATCATAAAAATATCGGAGATTGTGACAATGACAACAGTTAATCAACTTGTTCGTAACGCACGAACTGCAAAAACTTTCAAAAGTAATGTGCCAGCATTAGAATCTTGTCCACAAAAGAGAGGAGTATGTATGCGCGTATACACTACTACCCCAAAAAAACCAAATTCTGCATTACGGAAAGTATGTCGTGTTCGCTTAACTAATGGATTAGAAGTAACTTCCTATATTGGAGGAGAAGGTCATAATTTACAGGAACATGCTTCAATTTTAATTCGAGGTGGGCGTGTCAAAGATCTACCAGGTGTCCGATATCATGTCATTCGTGGCGCTCTTGACTGCGCAGGAGTTAACTCCCGTAAGCAAAGTCGTTCCAAATATGGAACAAAAAAACCAAAATAATAATATACCAAAAGATATGACGGTTCTCTTTTTTATTTTTTGATTTAAGTGAAATTTCAAACATAAGGCAAAATTAGTTAACCGAAATTATAATATAACAATTAATTTTATATTTAAATATAATATCAATGAATTAAAGAGGAATTATAATTCATGCCACGCCGTCGAGTCGTTACAAAACGAAATATTCTCCCAGATCCAAAATTTGGATCCGACCTATTAGCAAAATTTATTAATCTATTAATGTTGAACGGAAAAAAATCTATTGCAGAAACAATAGTATATTCTGCGTTAGATATTCTATTCAAACGATCTAATAAAGACTCTCTAGAAACATTCGAAGCAGCTATAAATAATGTACGTCCAATTGTAGAAGTAAAATCTAGACGTGTTGGAGGTTCTACCTATCAAGTACCAGTAGAAGTGCGTCTTATACGTAGAAATACTCTAGCAATGCGATGGATTATTGAAGCTGCTCGTAAAAGAAATGATCAATCTATGGAGTTACGTTTAGCAAATGAACTTTTAGATGCCATAGAGGGCAAAGGGCATGCTGTTAAAAAACGTGAAGAAATACATCGTATCGCAGAATCTAATAAGGCTTTCGCTCATTATCGTTGGTAATTATATCTCAATCATACCAACATACATAAAATATGATATCATTTAGTTTTTAAAAACTCTTAACAATTATTCAACTATTAAGTCTTATTTATCTTAAATATACTTAAGATCACTTAGAAACAGTATTTTTCAAACATATAATAGACATTATTGTTGAAATAATAACAAATATATTATTGAGGATATTAATGACTCGTGTAACACCGATTGTACGGTATCGCAATATTGGAATAAGCGCGCATATTGATGCTGGAAAAACTACTACAACTGAACGCATTTTGTTTTATACAGGTGTAAATCATAAAATTGGAGAAGTACATACTGGTTCTGCAACTATGGACTGGATGGAACAAGAACAAGAACGAGGAATAACAATTACTTCTGCGGCTACTACATGTTTTTGGTCAGGTATGGCCAATCAATTCGACTCACACCGTATTAATATAATAGATACTCCAGGACATGTTGATTTTACCATCGAAGTAGAACGCTCTATGCGTATACTTGACGGCGCAGTAATGATTTATTGTGCCGTGGGCGGAGTGCAACCTCAATCTGAAACTGTATGGCGTCAAGCAAATAAATATAAAGTGCCACGTATTGCATTTATAAATAAAATGGATCGAGTAGGAGCAGATTATCTACGAGTTGTAGAACAATTAAAAACTAGATTGTTTGCAAATCCTGTACCTATTCAATTAGCTGTAGGTTCAGAAGATAAATTTACTGGAGTTATTGATTTAATTAAAATGAAAGCAATTCATTGGAATGAAGCTGATCAAGGCGTAACTTTTGTGTATAGCAAAATACCTGAAAATTTAATAGAACTATCAGATATATGGCATAAGCATTTAATAGAATCTGCTGTTGAAGAATCTGAAGAGTTAATGGATAAATATTTATCTAACAAACATCAATTAACAGAACAAGAAATTAAACAAGCATTACGTCGAAGAGT
This genomic interval from Candidatus Blochmannia sp. SNP contains the following:
- the rpsG gene encoding 30S ribosomal protein S7, which translates into the protein MPRRRVVTKRNILPDPKFGSDLLAKFINLLMLNGKKSIAETIVYSALDILFKRSNKDSLETFEAAINNVRPIVEVKSRRVGGSTYQVPVEVRLIRRNTLAMRWIIEAARKRNDQSMELRLANELLDAIEGKGHAVKKREEIHRIAESNKAFAHYRW
- the rpsL gene encoding 30S ribosomal protein S12, which produces MTTVNQLVRNARTAKTFKSNVPALESCPQKRGVCMRVYTTTPKKPNSALRKVCRVRLTNGLEVTSYIGGEGHNLQEHASILIRGGRVKDLPGVRYHVIRGALDCAGVNSRKQSRSKYGTKKPK